In the Syntrophorhabdus sp. genome, one interval contains:
- a CDS encoding NUDIX hydrolase, with protein MPVAHTLKTPLLTVDIIIRFKGGIVLIERKNPPAGWALPGGFVDVGESVEEAAVREAREETSLDVRLIEQFHVYSDPNRDPRFHTVSVVFIGEGTGTLEGRDDARRAAVYTSTDLPPDIAFDHGRIVNDYFRYSETGAKPDLL; from the coding sequence TTGCCTGTGGCGCATACGCTGAAAACCCCGCTTCTGACCGTGGATATTATCATCCGGTTCAAGGGCGGGATCGTTCTCATCGAACGCAAGAACCCGCCTGCGGGCTGGGCCCTGCCGGGGGGGTTCGTGGATGTCGGTGAATCCGTGGAGGAGGCGGCCGTGAGAGAGGCCCGGGAAGAGACGTCTCTCGACGTCAGACTCATCGAACAATTCCACGTTTATTCAGACCCGAACCGCGACCCCAGGTTCCATACGGTATCCGTTGTCTTTATCGGGGAAGGGACGGGGACCCTGGAAGGCCGTGATGATGCCCGGAGGGCCGCCGTCTACACGTCCACCGACCTGCCGCCGGACATAGCTTTCGATCACGGACGCATAGTGAACGATTATTTCCGATACAGTGAAACGGGGGCGAAACCCGATCTTCTGTGA
- a CDS encoding amidohydrolase family protein, which produces MDFDLIIDSHAHWGPSSSMGIDVTTGELLRQQKESGVDYVIIIPFPSTAIENNAINVRILDESRRVDSFLPYHYVRENYDTDGFDPIPNAYFGGKWHWMRGWQDSASNYSVLDDPALPGLVDKIRNTGKPVIFEEELRFTKTFADMFPDVTLIIPHLGLLGGYPLDFLKAFKNSEHIYFDTALGSKDMIFEFVKTIGPERVLFGSDVPFGTMKSELSKVAGLSLGQGDKELILSGNVIRLAALPLPKS; this is translated from the coding sequence ATGGACTTCGACCTCATAATCGACAGCCACGCGCACTGGGGCCCATCCTCGTCCATGGGCATAGATGTGACCACCGGTGAGCTCCTGCGCCAGCAAAAGGAATCAGGCGTCGACTACGTTATTATCATACCCTTCCCGTCCACAGCAATCGAAAACAACGCCATCAACGTCCGCATCCTCGATGAATCCCGACGTGTCGACAGCTTCCTCCCTTATCACTACGTCAGGGAGAACTACGACACGGACGGCTTCGACCCTATCCCCAATGCTTACTTCGGCGGCAAATGGCACTGGATGCGAGGCTGGCAGGACTCCGCCTCCAACTATAGCGTCCTCGACGACCCCGCTCTGCCGGGGCTCGTGGACAAGATCCGCAATACCGGCAAGCCCGTCATATTCGAAGAGGAGCTGAGATTCACGAAAACCTTTGCAGACATGTTCCCGGATGTCACTCTCATCATCCCCCACCTCGGTCTCCTCGGCGGCTACCCTCTCGATTTCCTGAAGGCATTCAAGAACAGCGAACACATATACTTCGATACCGCCCTCGGCTCAAAGGACATGATCTTCGAATTCGTTAAGACCATAGGTCCCGAACGCGTTCTCTTCGGTTCCGACGTTCCTTTCGGCACGATGAAGAGCGAACTGTCAAAGGTCGCCGGGCTCTCTCTCGGCCAAGGGGACAAGGAACTCATCCTCTCGGGAAACGTCATCAGACTGGCCGCCCTTCCCCTGCCTAAATCCTAA
- a CDS encoding TAXI family TRAP transporter solute-binding subunit, producing MKFDEFVDGNRGIKRRDFLKLTSAVGGAVLLGGAGKVLAQSRKRISIATGGMGGVYFVIGGGIASILTKYAGVEAAAEVTAASVDNCKLIAAKKSDLGLIMGDTGYDAFKGTGIFKGRALPIRVLTVLYPNLTHLVTLEGKGISKVADLKGKRVSTGAPGSGTEVIALRVLEAAGLNHEKDIRKDRLGASESAGALKDGKIDAYVWSGGVPTASVLDLAASPGVKISLIGHEDLIPKMTAKYGPIYYRSVIPKKVYTGMTQDTPVSTVANILVCHKDMDAQLAYNVMKGVFEHLKELAAIHKEALHINLKDGASAQSIPYHPGAQKFFKEKGFNVPV from the coding sequence ATGAAGTTCGATGAGTTCGTGGATGGAAACAGGGGCATCAAAAGACGTGACTTTCTCAAACTGACCTCGGCGGTCGGCGGAGCCGTCCTGCTCGGCGGAGCCGGTAAGGTCCTGGCACAGTCAAGGAAGAGGATCTCCATCGCCACGGGAGGGATGGGAGGCGTGTACTTCGTCATTGGCGGGGGCATAGCCAGCATCCTCACAAAGTACGCGGGAGTCGAAGCGGCCGCCGAAGTGACGGCCGCTTCTGTCGATAACTGCAAGCTCATAGCCGCGAAGAAGTCCGACCTGGGTCTCATCATGGGCGATACGGGTTACGACGCCTTCAAGGGAACGGGCATTTTCAAGGGTCGCGCCCTTCCCATTCGCGTTCTCACTGTCCTGTATCCTAATCTGACGCACCTCGTCACTCTGGAAGGCAAAGGGATATCCAAGGTCGCCGACCTCAAGGGCAAGAGGGTCTCCACGGGCGCCCCGGGAAGCGGAACGGAAGTCATAGCGCTGCGCGTTCTCGAAGCTGCCGGCCTCAACCACGAGAAAGACATACGGAAGGACAGGCTTGGGGCTTCCGAATCGGCCGGAGCATTGAAGGACGGCAAGATAGACGCTTATGTCTGGTCCGGGGGCGTTCCCACCGCGTCCGTCCTCGACCTTGCGGCATCTCCCGGAGTCAAGATTTCCCTCATCGGTCACGAAGATCTGATTCCCAAGATGACCGCCAAGTACGGCCCCATCTATTACAGGTCCGTGATACCGAAAAAGGTGTATACGGGAATGACCCAGGACACACCTGTATCGACGGTGGCGAACATCCTCGTCTGCCACAAGGACATGGATGCCCAGCTGGCCTACAACGTCATGAAAGGCGTATTCGAACACCTCAAGGAGTTGGCCGCAATTCACAAGGAAGCACTTCACATAAACCTGAAGGACGGGGCATCGGCACAGTCCATACCCTATCATCCAGGCGCACAGAAATTCTTCAAGGAAAAAGGATTCAACGTACCGGTTTAG
- a CDS encoding TRAP transporter fused permease subunit, translating into MENNDKESTTTSTDLTEEQKKKIEEIIEQEEGVTRKVTGFWDIVITALAIIMSLFAIYSTIVPVTTQILRGVHVALLLALSFLYYPLSKRFRGRITLFDVVLSLLGLACIGYMLLDFDDFIYRAVTPERWDMIFGVIFILLILEATRRSSGWIMPVTCLVFLVYAYVGPWLPSPWTHRGYDIERIVGHMYMTLEGIFGVPIDVSSTIIIMFCIFGAFLSVSGAGKFFVDFAFSAMGRKPTAAGRSVIATSYLLAMASGSGVANTVAIGSVAYPMLRKAGYDKNNAGGFLAAGGMGAITTPPVMGAAAFLIAEFLRISYIDVILLALIPAALYYWGLLTMVELDAKKFGLKAVQIDKRYTLWQLTKLYGFHFFSLIAIVAFLVKGFTPQVAVLAAIITCFLACFIRKDTRFTLKKLIAALREGSVTVLNVAAICAAAGIIVGIVSLTGLGLKLSTIIIGYAGGNLLVTAVFAAVLLWVIGLAVPIT; encoded by the coding sequence ATGGAAAACAACGATAAGGAATCGACCACCACATCGACGGACCTCACCGAAGAACAGAAGAAGAAGATCGAAGAGATCATCGAACAGGAGGAGGGGGTAACCAGAAAGGTAACTGGGTTCTGGGACATTGTGATAACCGCCCTGGCGATCATCATGTCGCTCTTCGCGATCTACTCCACCATAGTGCCCGTCACCACCCAGATCCTACGGGGTGTCCATGTGGCACTGCTTCTCGCTTTGTCATTCCTTTACTACCCGCTGTCGAAGCGGTTCAGGGGAAGGATAACTCTTTTCGATGTCGTACTGTCCCTGCTTGGCCTGGCCTGTATCGGGTACATGCTCCTGGACTTCGACGACTTCATCTACCGGGCGGTAACACCCGAGAGATGGGACATGATCTTCGGGGTCATCTTCATTCTCCTCATCCTCGAGGCGACGCGAAGGTCCTCCGGTTGGATCATGCCCGTGACATGCCTGGTGTTTCTCGTGTACGCCTACGTCGGACCCTGGCTTCCCTCTCCGTGGACCCACCGGGGATACGACATCGAACGGATCGTGGGACACATGTACATGACGCTGGAAGGGATCTTCGGCGTTCCCATAGATGTCTCCTCGACTATCATCATCATGTTCTGCATATTCGGGGCGTTCCTGTCGGTTTCGGGGGCGGGGAAGTTCTTCGTCGATTTTGCTTTCTCGGCGATGGGAAGAAAACCGACGGCTGCCGGTCGCTCCGTTATCGCGACCTCGTACCTGCTCGCCATGGCCTCAGGCTCCGGGGTTGCGAATACCGTCGCCATCGGCTCGGTCGCCTATCCCATGCTAAGAAAAGCCGGATACGACAAGAACAACGCGGGAGGGTTCCTTGCGGCAGGCGGCATGGGGGCCATAACGACGCCACCCGTCATGGGCGCCGCGGCATTCCTCATAGCGGAGTTTTTGAGAATCAGCTACATCGATGTCATACTCCTCGCGCTCATCCCCGCGGCCCTCTACTACTGGGGGCTGCTTACCATGGTCGAACTGGACGCCAAGAAATTTGGATTGAAGGCCGTTCAGATAGACAAGAGATATACTCTCTGGCAGCTCACAAAGCTGTACGGCTTCCACTTTTTCTCTCTCATTGCCATTGTGGCCTTCCTGGTCAAGGGATTCACGCCCCAGGTCGCGGTCCTTGCGGCGATCATAACCTGTTTTCTCGCATGCTTCATTCGCAAGGATACCAGGTTCACGCTCAAGAAACTCATCGCCGCATTGCGTGAAGGTTCCGTCACCGTGCTCAATGTTGCCGCCATATGTGCCGCCGCAGGGATAATCGTCGGTATAGTCAGTCTCACTGGTCTCGGCCTTAAGCTCTCCACCATCATCATAGGCTATGCCGGAGGGAACCTTCTGGTGACGGCCGTTTTTGCGGCTGTCCTTCTCTGGGTCATCGGCCTTGCCGTCCCTATAACGG